ACGCTCTCTTAGACATAAGGGgacctaactcaaaaaagacgatttgtgggaattataaataaaaaaaggtttgaaaacaatataaaaggcTGTGACTTGGCAGTGGCGCCATAAGGGAGAATCTGTttctattttacaattttgtcTTCTTCTCCTCATAGGTTTATAGAGCATACTCTGGAAGGTgggttttttaacaaaatcaaaaagtatataaattttgagttaggtcacttagttctaagggtgcgatatCTCACAGCTTATCTAACATCAAGCTATTTGAAGATGTTAATGCAAGTCGTGTACCTCGTCATCGTCGGAGTCGTGTCCGGAGCCGCTGAGCgaggtggcggcggcgggcagCTCCAGGCGCGGCGACTCCGCCTTCCACCTCTTCGAGCGGCGCACGGACTGCCGAAGCTCCTCGGCGTCCATCGCGTTCACCATGAACTCTCTGCCAACAAGAAGCTCAATAAGCGAAACATAACTAACCTAGATTTATTAATCAGTGATTATAATGGCCATTATGTGAATTTGCTATACAAAACAAGGCATTCCTTGCTTCGCATTTCATTCAATTTTaggtacataatttaattaaaaaaaagttcgtGCCGTCATCAAGACGTCTTACCAACCAATGGTCTCTCTCCTCTCCTACAAGTGCCACAACAGTATTTTCCTAAATCGTTCCAGCCTTTACAAAAACTTTAACTtatcgaaataataataatatcagctctgttgtactgtcccactactgggcacgggcctcctctactactgaggggttaggccttagtccaccacactggccttgtgcggattgctagacttcacacaccttcaaaattcctataaataacttttaaggtatgcaggttttctcaagatgtttttcttcgccgttaaagcaaatgataattcacaaagaatttacatataaattaagaaaagtcagagctgtCGAAATTAACACCTAGAAATCCTGCGCTGATCTGAGCTCATAAAGTGGTGTAGATGGAACTTACCCAGGCGTCTCGTCATCATTATTGCCAGGGTAGTAAGTGGGTCTGTTGCCTCGCTCCGACGAGGACGTCCGTTCCCCGTCAGATATGTCTTCGATGTCACCGTCGTGTTCCGTCGACTCTTGGTCCTGCAACGAATGAGTTGTTGAATGAGTTATATGACAAGGAATGAACGAATGGATACCTCACAGATGAATGATGTTATAATCTATCTATCAATATGCTTTTatatcagtttttttataaataaatgaaaaataataaaaaagctttaTATACGTGTTATGAATTtagataacaaaataaataatatgcattCATACACCAAACAGTCATTTGATCTAGATCATTCTCTTTGAAAACAAAATGCTTGAATGAAGTTAAcagctataaataatattattaattgttcatGAACGTCTGTACATAAACGACTATTAGGTGTACACTGTGTTTGGTGGGAGCCAAAGAATTATGGATCATATGTAAATATCGATATCTGTGATGGAACTACCAAATAACATTTGaatgaaaaaatgtaatatattaatcaaattaatatattagatataataatgaaatttataaaacacgtattaatgttgtttattttctaagtttaaataatcatacaataaatataataattactatttattcaACCAACACAGATAATTAACGatttttccaattatatttttgtttacttgaTCCAAAATTCTTTGACACAAGACTAAAAAGAGTTGGCGCATTCTGTTAACACACATATAGCAATGGcgaattaatttgtttgtatgtagTGGTATGCTgactaaataataaacaagattTAATAATTCACTTCCTGTaacgaattaattttattataatacattttttgcatgtattttttagaacttcACATACgatttaaatacttatacagTATACACACTGGTCTGATGGACGCCTatccataaataatagcaataacaATTTTCTTTGGAAATCCAAATGACTACACTTACCACTACATACTTTTATACTCGTCATACTAAACCTATAGTCTATGCTATCATACGCAACCCTTTACCagcagtttattataaatatcgaaCCTCATATTTAAAACTGCCAAGTGACGAATCGTCAGTGTGGTGTCGACTCCGTGGGTCCACGATTCGATTCTTGGACAAGTTTAATGTCACCTATTGTGAACAACATAAaggaaattaacaaaacaaacttaaaattttgataagaCAGGTCGAGCCGTGCTGTTGGGAGAAAATCATTGaggatttgttttaaaatgatatattgtAACAGGCTAGTATTCGACTACAAATGTCCAAGCCGACCCCTTTGGATTGCTTGATGATGAACATTTTTTAACATCAATATCATTgacaatttcaaattattaccTTTATATCTATCTAGTattctatagttttttttaattatagtaaattaaaaatgtatggaaactttttttattatcaccAATGAAAACTCAAacacaaaaaattcaaatgttcTATAATCattcatttttgataaatatatgtaacataaatatCAGATGGCTAGAGTGGGGATTTTGCCCTCCAATGTACCCATATTCGTATATCAATTATACATGTCACATGTAGACCAGAGATGACAACGCGGCTCGaccgatttttataaaatccccaaaaaataaataaaacttaatgataaacaaaaaaacaagcaGTGCATAACTTAAGCATAAAGCATACTTATTAAaagcttaatatatttttacagccGCTTCGCATTTACTGCATGGTGACACAAACAGCTTAAAACAAGCAAACtagttttttctttatacaaataaataagtctAAAGCAAATCACTAACAAGACGGTAAGCGACGATATTCAACTGCcccaatgtaaattaataacattattttcaccACGATTCCCTCACAATAACAGTAACAATGCCACTAATTTGGTTTTTTCTATTGCAGTAGGCATGCTTTTTGCGTTCTACGGCAAACTTCATTACAATATGCAAACGTGTCGTAATGTATTAAAAACTATGACAACTACTCCGAGATCTACAACCAACGAAGGAAGAGTAATCCTTTTTTTGACTTTTTGATTGACAAATTTTATCTACCATTACCATGTTTTACACTGACTCTTTGCAGTATTGAATTTAAATGGGAAATAActacaatgtaattttttttaaaagtactaaaaaaagAACCGCCTAAAGTGAATTATAAGGGGACGCAGGCCATAATCTAATTACTTCTgttataatcaattttaatatatgaacatataaaaaaacacagatGATATGATGTTCTGAAAAATATTGACAGCGTAGCACACATCACAAGTAGCACACACAAGCAGTGACGTAACGTGCAACAAACTGTTGCATGTACCATGGTGCGATTGTAGCCTTgtaacaaaacataacaaaacgtaacaaaatgcaacaaaaaaaaaataaaaaaaacaacaaaacctTCTCGACCCTCGGCGATATAGTCAATATATCGTACGTCTTTCGTATGGTCGCGTCAAAATTGCGAAACAACGCCTCGACGCGCGGCAGTTGGGACAGATTCAGCGATTTCGGCCGCTAGTGTAACAGCACCGCAACCAATCAGTTACAGGGTAGACAGGGGTGTAGACGGTACAAGTTTTAATAATgctgaataattataatcgtaaTGATAAGTAACGGAACCAATaccgaatattttttgttatacagtgcaaaataatatagaatgcTTAAGAAAACTGAAGTTAAGCgattaataactaaaacaaaaaaaatgatataaaataatacttgtaCCGTCCACAAGGAAAggaaaaatatacacaaaaaaataaaccatataagtaaaaatattaataaaaaaaaaagaaaaaattaaattgatcgGAAAACCTTCTATTCTTAGCATAACATTCCCGTAATATGTTTCTGATATACCTTAATCATATTTAGCGAATATACCAATAATGTTCCTatataagaaaaaacaattgttgtTACAAGGAAATTTTCCGATCAATGACAATTAACATGTTGTGCACGCATAAACCTCCACCACAAACCAAAACCATTTGTGAGTGATTACACAAGGACATATGATTATTACATAGATATCATTGTTTACATAGACCAGTGTGGTCAATAAAACGCGTCTAATTCGACGATTTTTCCGCTTGTAAGTGCATTAGCTACACCTCAGCCTACCTCTTCAGGGACAATAGCGGAAATATTTCTTCTATCGGAAGTTATTTTTTCCAACTTTTaatttcgatttttaaataaaacagaattgcCGTTTTTTGTATTAAGTTCTAAGCTGTTAATCATTAGATTAACACCTTAGAACTCAACGTACAATGTGTTCATGGTTATGTAAACaattatatctaatttattaacatttatacatTGTCATGGCTGTGTTGAAatgacaatttttattattttaaaaccattaagaAGGTAGTAACTAAAATCGTCAATAATTGAGTTGACACACTGTATGAAAGGCAATTACAATcaacaaatcaattaaaaaaaaaatacatttctatatagcggaatttaatttttctgtttacagtatacaaattttaatcttAAGCGTGGTTTGGCTAGAAAGAAAGTCAAtcataaaagcaaaatattaaataaatatggggCGATTTTACCCAAGCCACTCTATTCacagaaatttaattaagaataaaacaaaactctaTTTACAACTCTTCTTAATATGCATACCTACACCAACCCCCCTCCCTCCGCCCCGTAACAAACATTTCAACACAGCCACTCCCCCACTCCCCCACTACCCCACTACAGTACTAGCAGACTTTTACAGTACGCATACCTGCTTCCCCATCGGTTGgtcttttcttttttcaataaatcgTGTGTCGGTGCCACTGTCTAACGAACTGTCTTTGGAGCCGTCGGAGTCGACGCGtttttctagaaaaaaataaatacattatcaaTAATGAAAATGCAACTTAGAAGCTGAAATAAGTGATGATTCTATGATGGTCAGAATTACCACTAGTCATACAGCATTGTACACTACAGGCATTGTAGATCTCATAGTCACTAAAAAACAAAGTGcaaagtaaaataacatttttgcggttacaattttatattattgattaggTGATATTCGTAGAGGttcaaatttcattttttcCTCCTTAAAGTTTAGCAATGCCCTTCAAAGTACTGTGAGTACATTTTACTAATGGGCGACGATGATCACTCACTATCGGACGATCTCGCTTTcttcagctataaaataaactagCATTTTTTAGGCTAACCGCAcactagtttaaataaataagcaataaaatatggAACCTGGTGCGGGGTTGATTCTGGTGGCCCACTTGCCCCTGGCGGGCGGGTCGGGCGCGGGGGACTCGGGCGCCGCCAGCTCGTCGCCGAGGCTCTTCTTGGCCCACGATGGCAGCCGCCCTATTCGTAGTCTACAAGTACAACAAAAGGTATACATGttcaattactttaatattgacTGAACAGAAATATCTTTTGTTACTGGGAATTTTTGTCCGATATGGCCATCAGCTCGCCCCATAGGGGCCgttaagtattacgtaacgcaatttggaagGGTGGGGGGCCATGTAAAACGTTAAGATGCATTACAGCCgcgggagggggggggggttcaAACAACACGTTATTtcacattggatttttttattttaaaacaataacaaaggtatttgaGCGATTTTCCGTTACTTTGCGAAATtccggaaaatcgctaaaataccttccGGTAATTTTAGAATTAGATAACTTTTTTttggcgtacaggaaaacgttacggcgcgttacataggGGGGTGGcagggtcaaaaatcttcaaaaattgcgttacgtttTACTTGAACGACCCCTAATACATCGTGggaaatacacacggcgaaaagtgggtgcactagttcacacctttgcctaccctaTTAAGGATAAAAAGCTTGAATAAGTGTATGTAGGTACAATATTAGCaaacaattatttcaaaattcaaatatgaaAGAAGACACTGTTTGCTTTCATTTTTCTCTATCACACAATATGTTACAATACTCACGTGTAGTCAGGTACTTGCGGCGCTGTGAACTTGTCGGGCGGCAGGTCCCGTGGCGGCGAGCCCCACTGAGACTCGCTCTCGCTCTCCAATCCCGATGTACCATTGCTAGCGCCTGACACTTTCCTATACGcaacattacatttataaatgtaattctcaataaataaaatgaagctTGCGGTGTTTCGAATATAACTAATCGAAGAAAAGACAGATCGTTATATATAACCTATTACAATTCCAAATCATGTATATATCAAGCCTAGTTCAGTACATAATCTTTATGAATAGaagcaataatttaaatgagtCGTGTGCAATATGAACACAGTACAATATAGTGTGTACAGCGTGTACTCACTTGCCCTGCCGGATGGCCTGCTGCGCGAGGCGCGCGCGCATGGTGACGACCATGTCGTGCGGCACGCGCCACACGAAGATGCAGCCGTCGCCAGACCCCGACACCAGGTACTGGCAGTCCGGCGTGAACCTGACAATACATCCACAATTAGTTATGACatgttaaagtaattttaaattgagttttatatatttttaaagaatcttTAAAATAGcgagtaaaaaaataactaattaaaattataatagacaagTTAAAACTCCTAATCGGATTATTTTACAGATGAAGCTGTGGACAAGAGCATTATTCTCAgtgttatatttcttaatactCACTTAAGCCCAGTTACAATTTCTGAATGTCCAAACATGGTCGCCATGCACTCGCCCGAGTAGTAATCGTAAACGCTCAGAATCTTGTCCGTACTTGAGGTCGCGAGGTATATGCCGCTGTTGTCAAGCGCCACCTGGTGATACAAAAAGCATTACTTTAACAATAGTCACCGCCCCTGATGGTTAGTATAGGTAACACTCAATGTAATTGTTAGAGAAAAAATTGTgcagcaaaataattataatttcggTCCGTTTTAACGAATGTAAGCCATTTGATCAGAAGAAGTCTCTAAGCCAGGTTACTTTGAACAGTCATAATTCAAACGTTACGTATCACCAAACTATATAATACAGACCTTGATAAGTGTCCCGTCTTCAGCGGTGGTGCCTCTGAAAGTCTTCGTATGCCTGCCGTGAGCCGCACTGTACACTCTTACGTTACGATCCTGCAATACAATCAATAGTAAGCTTTATTCCCTCGTCCTAGAACTCTTATCTatgaaatttaaacaataaaacaaacctGACAAGCGGTTAGTATGTGTCTGCCGCCAGCGTCGACTTCCATGTCGTACAACGTGGTCCGACCCGAAACGTTCTGACCCCTGGCGAACTGATAACTGCCGTCTTGCGTCTGTAATTAAATCTCTAATTAACTCTGTAATTAAGAAATCACACTGTTATACGCCACGCCAGGACACATTTAATTTATGAGTTGTGATGAAAAAGGAATTATCTTAAACGAGCCTTGACGGACATTTAATCCTACCCTACTATTATCGAGTGCGTATGCGCACATACAACAAACACGATCATTACATAACCGTCGTCACTCACAGATCTCAACTGCCTGAAGAGTATAGTCTTGTCGGCGCCGCACGAGACCATCTGCAGTCCGCCGCTGGACATGATGAACCGCACCGCCGTGATGGACGACGAGTGCTCGTCCAGCGTCTGCAGGATCTGGTAGCCCTGGAAAGAACAATCAATGTTtagttatttaagtaaataactCGAGATGGTTAGCATTGCGATTGAACTATAAAtttttactttcaaatattACGTAGTGGAGTACTAGGCTCGTCGCTTTAAGACATTGAATGATATAAGTCACACTGCCATTAACTTATACTGGCTACGATGTCACACAAATCAGaatactacaatattttacattgctTCTTAGGGTAGAAAATATCAATAGTACCTACTAGAGATATTTTATATGAGATCCACCTAGTACCTAGCTCTCAGGTTTCTAGCATACGCAAGAAAATATATGTGCTACCGACGCACCAGGTGTTTCTAAAGTTGGTGCGTCCTACACATTGGGCACTGCCGCATCTACTTACATTATCCACATTGAAGACGTGTATGAGCCGATCCCTGGACGCCGAGGCCAGCAGCCTCGGCCCCGAGGGCGGCGAGTACTCGAGCGCCAGCACCTCGGCGTCGTGAGCCTCCAGCGTGTGGAGCAGcgtggcggtggcggcggccGAGCTGTCGGCGGCGGCCTGTAGCGCGTGCACCCACACGTTGCCGGCGCGGTCGCCCGCCGCCACGTGCCGCCCGTCCGGGGATGCGCGCACGCATCTGGAATTAAAcattagaaattaaatataaaatcaactatttaaaatgttatttctttaGTATCTGTACTATAAAacgcaaaataaaacaattttcgtgTATTATCGTAGTATTAAATGACGCGTGCCATTTCCTGTGTCGAGCGCAACTTAATTAATTACGAGACGTATTCACTCACCTGACTCCGATTTTGTCGTCGTATGATTTCGCTTTGTCCTTGTCATTCGTGGCCGTGAGATCGACGTCCTTCAAAAACTTCAATTCGGGGTCTATGTACAATACTTTGTTTAATTCCTGAAAGTGAAAACATCGGAATGATTGGCGATGgtaaacattgaaaaaaaaattaatatttacagtgGTATTATGTAAATAGCACCACCTCAATAAAACCAATCTTATTATGTGTAGACAGAGTTTACTTTGCTCTTTAAACCGTACAATGACGTCACGTCACCGTACGTCATCGTTTAAACTCACGTTGCTGTATATGTTCTGCGGCTGCGGCGTCGCCAGCCTCCAGAGCCTGACGGTGTCGTCGCTGGAACACGTTATGAAGGTACCGCCGGACGCCGACACCATATCCACCCCCCATATACACGCCGAGTGGTATAGCGCGGAGTGGGATTTCCCCACCTGTGAAGACGAGCATGGTATTAAAAGTCGGcgataaatatcgataatttgAGCTAGAGTAAGCAATATTGTGTAGTTAAATTATCGACAAATTATTTTGCTTactcataatatataatgtcgACCATTGTACGCTCGATTAAAAGCGTCTCAAATTAATAGCATAatcaaaatgtgttttattttaaatttaattgaatctTAATCTGGCTTGCACGACAATTTACTGAATGTTCAAcactaaacacatttaaaatctCGTGCTATCACTGTTATACATTAGGAGTTCAAGAAGATAGCAacatgattaaaatttatttatcgttaATCAAATTTAGTCATTGTGGATACTAGTTTTTAGACCATTTTCCTATACACCAACACACCTATACACCCACTCACCCGCTTTATATCCCTGACGTCCCACACGTAAAGGCTGTGGTCATTGTAGACGGCCGTCAGCTTGTGGTTTCGTTCGTCGTACGTCAGCGCCACCGCGTCCGGATACCGGGCTTGCGACGGCTGACGGAACATGTGACTGcggaaagaaatattaatattaaatatttgaatgttaatAAGAAGTAAACTTAGTAACCGCTGAAAGTACttgtataaaatttggtacatgAATAAACAATATCCTAAATTAACATACTGGTTCCTTTTCATCTTAGAAATTTCCTACCGTGGGACATTTTtaactgattttttaaataggcaACACGTTTGTCACACGTGGCGCTATGAATTGCTACAGTGTTTTAGGATTTTTTGCAGTGAGAAAGAGCTTTCACGGGGGCGAAGTCGCCAGCAACATCTAGTCAATTATAAAATTGGTCTAACATTGCTCTATCAACATCACTGAGAGCCATACACGCCTCTCTTGTGCATAGTCACATTTGATTATAAGAGGGGCTATTTCATCGATCTTTATTGAAGTAGTGCGATTCCTTTCAAAATCGCCATAATAGAGACAAAGCCAGTTCCAGTATTGGGATAGATTAGTTGAAGTACTGACCTAATATTGACCCCTTGCGCAACGTCGACCCCTAGATAATGCGTTCGTGGCAGCGTAGTGATGTACTGCAACGTGTCCGGAGCGAAACACCGCACTATGCCTTCGGCGCAACCCACGAATATGTAGttagagcctatcgccatgcaGTTAGCTGATGTTGTCTGAaaaaagattaaattattttttgtgttactcGTTAATTATAAGTAGTCGGTATCTCTGTACTTTATTTGTGCAAGTCGCGACAAACTAAAAATTACTCAATGTTTTTATCGACAAAATACAGCCCTCTCGTTTGTAATCTAGTTAGTGAATGCTCATCAACAGATGTCGCTACGTTCACTCcgttcttaaaaaaaataaataactagatGGCGCTACCGATCCTAGTCTTATGTTTAAACCGTCAAAACAATATTCCAGAAGTAACCACCAGTAATAACACATTCGTCGCTGTATATTAGAAATCCCATTATAGTGACCCAAGTTCTTGTTCTGGGTTCAGCCTGTCATGTATAACCGGTTTCAAACAGGGCGGCGTATTTTatcaactggcgagggataatcgtctctcgtcagtccattgaccatcagatgtagtggaGTGACTTTTCAGTGACCGTGTAAAAAAGAATTCGCTCACAAGATGTCAGAATATGGTCCGTACCCTCAACTCAACCCATTTGTCGAGCAGCCGCCGGCTGTTGAACTCGCAGAGCAGGCCGCCGCGCGTGATCGCGTACGTGCTGTCCGCGGCGAGCCCGCGCCCGCACACCACGTCGCAGAACTCGTTGTCCTTCTGCTCGCCGAGGATCGCCGACCGGCCCATCAGCGGCACGGGCTCTTTGAACTGGAACGAAGCAGAAAATAATGAGATATTTTATGGATGTTGAAGTGGTCTTGAAACTATGAACAACAGCAGCAAGAGCTATTTGAAAGATTCTTTAAAAAGCAACCATAGAATTTTAAGCGAAGATAGCTCAACTACTAGTAACGCTCTGTCGTGGTATTCCTTTTTGGTATCCATccataaagttaaaaatatgtaacaacaaTATTTCATCGAATCGGCTCAATGACTGACAGCAAACACGGCACTTGGTTTAGCTGTCCATAgcgactataataatattattacttcgaCTGCTTCGAAATTTCGAGCGCGTTGAATATCACAGTcgaaatatagaataatatgtCTATCTTTGATGACGCACTCACCTTAGCATTTCTGGAATACTCCAGGTACCAGAACTTGACATGCCTGAACCCGACTGTGACGAAGTAGTTTCCATTCTCCGAAAAACTAACTGCTTTCACACGTGATGATACCTGCAATGTATAATAGaccaattaatgtttttaatcgatacaaattttaataataatcaatactaATCCTCTATCTTTTAACATGCTTCCAACCCCAGACGTTACTTTAACAGCTATCACAGGACtcattcaaaattttacaaagtatacGCTGAGCTATGCGCTGCACCCCTTTTAGTACACATTGTGGTTCAGACCGAGTCCCAGATTCCAGTATATATTTCATGAATGGAACTTCGTTTAGTAAACGTTTTATATCGAATCATTTAGTATGTTTTACCTATAACATAAATACTAAGCATACCAATAAGTACATTTTATCTAAACtataaataccaaaaatttCGTATGGTTTACCTTATTACTGGCCAATTTGAGGTTCGCCCGCCAGTCCCACACATTAACGATCATGTCATGCTGCGAACCGACGGACACCAGGTACTTTGACGACGTGGAAAATGCCTgagaacaataaacaaaaaattaaaaagaaaacgaaataaaaatcttgtaataaataattagtagttttattaatttttcctATAACAGAacagaataattaaaacataataatatactggTGTATAGGCCTAGCATTTCAGGCTGTATGCTACCAATTCCTTTGTCATTTGCATTTAGTAAGTCACGTTTTAACTTAACGattgtttacatattaaaaaaagaaaagtcttgatataaaaaagtaattagtGGATATCGGATACATACCACACAACTGACTCCATGGGTGTGTCCTGGAAACTCTGCAATTTGCACCGCACCCGACGCGGTTGGATCCTGAAATAAGAATACATGGGTTAGAAAAATCTTGACATACTCGGCTATGTAgaatttcaaatttgttttcctacttattatcaatttaatattgggttcttaatgattatttattttattttcctaattataattgaaggtATAATTTCGCTTGTCTTCCGTCTCAACGCTAGGTGTCGTTAGTTATTGACTTTTAAGTAATACTTATCGTTAGTATTCTAAATTTATTAGTATACAGGGATTATTCAAACGAGTTAAAATCTAGCCGGCGATCGTGAAAATTAAGCCCAATCATTTTTTTCACCATATTTCAAAACATGTAGACTGTAACGTCAGCCATATCAAAGTGAGTGAGCAAGGCAATCTTTCGATTCCCGCCGCTAGATGTCGCTAACCTGCAGGTCCCACACACGCACGGCAGGCGCGTGCCCGCACTCGCCGGTCGCCAGGTACCTGCCGTCCGGCGAGAACGCGACGCAGGTAACGCTCTTGCGCGACGAGTTCAACACGTGCGACTGGCGGTTCTTGCGCACGTTGTACAGTACCACC
The sequence above is drawn from the Manduca sexta isolate Smith_Timp_Sample1 chromosome 28, JHU_Msex_v1.0, whole genome shotgun sequence genome and encodes:
- the LOC115456183 gene encoding mitogen-activated protein kinase-binding protein 1 isoform X7; this translates as MEAGFIPVGSGGGSAAPPHSSVVAPPANVVRAPGLKRGKMEEAITDRIKLETVLGLTVNSNAALDCDPNTELVAYPAGCTVVLYNVRKNRQSHVLNSSRKSVTCVAFSPDGRYLATGECGHAPAVRVWDLQDPTASGAVQIAEFPGHTHGVSCVAFSTSSKYLVSVGSQHDMIVNVWDWRANLKLASNKVSSRVKAVSFSENGNYFVTVGFRHVKFWYLEYSRNAKFKEPVPLMGRSAILGEQKDNEFCDVVCGRGLAADSTYAITRGGLLCEFNSRRLLDKWVELRTTSANCMAIGSNYIFVGCAEGIVRCFAPDTLQYITTLPRTHYLGVDVAQGVNISHMFRQPSQARYPDAVALTYDERNHKLTAVYNDHSLYVWDVRDIKRVGKSHSALYHSACIWGVDMVSASGGTFITCSSDDTVRLWRLATPQPQNIYSNELNKVLYIDPELKFLKDVDLTATNDKDKAKSYDDKIGVRCVRASPDGRHVAAGDRAGNVWVHALQAAADSSAAATATLLHTLEAHDAEVLALEYSPPSGPRLLASASRDRLIHVFNVDNGYQILQTLDEHSSSITAVRFIMSSGGLQMVSCGADKTILFRQLRSTQDGSYQFARGQNVSGRTTLYDMEVDAGGRHILTACQDRNVRVYSAAHGRHTKTFRGTTAEDGTLIKVALDNSGIYLATSSTDKILSVYDYYSGECMATMFGHSEIVTGLKFTPDCQYLVSGSGDGCIFVWRVPHDMVVTMRARLAQQAIRQGKKVSGASNGTSGLESESESQWGSPPRDLPPDKFTAPQVPDYTLRIGRLPSWAKKSLGDELAAPESPAPDPPARGKWATRINPAPEKRVDSDGSKDSSLDSGTDTRFIEKRKDQPMGKQRPKSLNLSQLPRVEALFRNFDATIRKTYDILTISPRVEKVTLNLSKNRIVDPRSRHHTDDSSLGSFKYEDQESTEHDGDIEDISDGERTSSSERGNRPTYYPGNNDDETPGEFMVNAMDAEELRQSVRRSKRWKAESPRLELPAAATSLSGSGHDSDDDEVSTPSGDNADRNPLSGSCESIDTAGRREKYIKSAFDSLSGVEMDTTLTGGHTSLSAQHLSRAPAPRAAPGAGPAPAPSPAPRSKPLDPEAARRREELNRRILETRRQLESVAFRSNLKSSQSTTDLSYIPEKDNSRRARPVSMAIPSNSRPYAGRHASASDREEESAGMRRAISLSDLAAKPMPAPRNQGQSSKPSTPQGGNSSKSPGGFARPAPRYSNKSNMTRSSSVGVLNQSDSESDPQPSRQQPPRAQGLMRPTISSMNKAAANTARRRGLANAYSAVNLNTGAHEESSSEADERADKAQRSDNQRRIGRSGSERDLSAKAREVTARLTANTRQRAKPEQATDANLSSSSQLCSALTEQLTKTACKVVQLYASLQREPNAAADISGLEAAILETQKVLRSAVNRPQNGGDALSSLSSTDGDYRGLNVDSTRQKLEHLVSKESTGAGNPAMSLIEQYSDILLNMMQSKMVNQFPSSPHSLPPNTREPGGDS